The following are from one region of the Deltaproteobacteria bacterium genome:
- a CDS encoding serine/threonine protein kinase — protein sequence MSSVSVGALLGRYKIESVLGKGGMSVVYRATDPKLQRTVAIKVMHDYLAQNQDAKIRFHREALAVAQLQHPNIIKVLDYAGEEADKLFIVMELVDGYALSAVTADQGKFSPPEFALLIARPIADALQHAHQAGIIHRDLKPENILIGHKGSIKLTDFGIARMVDKQTMTMTGTLLGSPAFMAPEYISGEATDHRADIFSFGAMLYQLTTGVLPFRGDSPAALLHAISKGVCEPAGKLNHTIHSNIARIIHRCMAHNPDERYPTADSLRADIDAVLAQAGIPEGGQLHLKDALKDRAIFSEELNQELPGRYFELGKISLENGHTGTALEHFDRVLSSQPEHPEVRKMMASLEKRHVGKRFLLALASVAVIIASGIFVASRLPSLSPTTLEAPQALNAGDLLTKVEDKVETVKRRSVSFFLEGRGDLLVDGELVADGIFNSFATLVMPGDHTVIFKGPLDSDTKSFTVYEEGPVDPVRLSVKVKSMAAQPAGDLRPALEPISAQAKPSAVPEEPTETRLLTFLTDGGWAHVDLNGERVASNKFGKFELSVPYGSHTLKFTNNDAQPKEMALEVTEELPPNTTPIVIRLKPKDALLYLAGAPNGSLVRIAGRTYPLNSLTRGDPILVPLPRGKGRFTHRLSVENGGEVIFQQAVEFYAGQRKDVAVPDQP from the coding sequence ATGTCATCCGTTAGCGTTGGAGCCCTTCTAGGGCGGTACAAAATTGAGTCGGTTCTCGGTAAGGGCGGCATGAGCGTGGTTTACCGGGCCACCGACCCGAAACTCCAGCGGACCGTAGCCATCAAGGTGATGCACGATTACCTAGCTCAAAACCAAGACGCTAAGATTAGATTCCATCGTGAGGCACTCGCGGTCGCACAACTTCAACACCCTAATATAATTAAGGTTCTTGATTATGCAGGAGAAGAAGCGGACAAGTTATTCATCGTAATGGAGCTGGTGGACGGCTATGCACTCAGCGCGGTCACAGCGGATCAGGGTAAGTTTTCTCCACCAGAATTCGCGTTACTCATTGCTAGGCCCATCGCGGATGCGCTTCAGCATGCTCACCAAGCCGGGATCATTCACCGTGATCTTAAGCCTGAAAATATTCTGATCGGTCACAAGGGCTCGATCAAACTGACGGATTTCGGGATTGCACGGATGGTCGACAAGCAAACGATGACTATGACGGGCACACTTCTTGGCTCGCCCGCCTTTATGGCACCTGAGTATATTTCGGGGGAAGCCACCGATCATCGCGCCGACATTTTTTCTTTTGGCGCTATGCTTTATCAACTAACTACGGGCGTATTGCCCTTCCGGGGCGACTCACCAGCGGCATTACTGCATGCGATCTCCAAAGGTGTGTGCGAACCAGCTGGAAAATTAAACCACACCATCCATTCCAATATCGCGAGAATTATTCACCGATGCATGGCCCACAACCCAGATGAGCGCTACCCAACAGCCGATTCATTGCGCGCTGATATTGACGCCGTATTGGCTCAGGCCGGTATCCCCGAGGGTGGCCAACTGCACCTGAAGGATGCGCTTAAAGATCGCGCGATATTCTCAGAAGAGCTCAATCAAGAGCTACCTGGACGCTACTTCGAGCTTGGCAAGATTTCACTTGAGAACGGCCATACCGGAACGGCATTGGAACATTTTGACCGGGTACTAAGCAGCCAACCCGAGCATCCTGAAGTTAGAAAGATGATGGCGTCGCTTGAAAAACGTCATGTCGGTAAACGGTTCTTACTGGCCCTGGCCTCGGTCGCAGTAATTATTGCATCTGGGATATTCGTAGCCAGCCGTCTTCCAAGCCTATCTCCCACAACCCTGGAAGCCCCTCAAGCACTCAATGCGGGCGACTTGCTGACGAAGGTCGAAGACAAAGTAGAAACCGTAAAGAGGCGAAGCGTTTCCTTCTTTTTAGAAGGCCGAGGCGACCTACTGGTCGATGGAGAGCTTGTCGCAGATGGCATTTTTAACAGTTTTGCCACCCTGGTTATGCCAGGTGACCACACAGTAATATTTAAAGGTCCTCTCGATTCCGACACCAAATCATTCACGGTCTATGAAGAAGGGCCTGTCGATCCGGTGAGACTTAGCGTGAAGGTAAAGAGTATGGCAGCGCAGCCCGCGGGAGACCTACGTCCGGCTTTAGAGCCTATCTCGGCGCAAGCAAAGCCAAGTGCTGTCCCGGAAGAGCCTACCGAGACTCGCCTTCTAACCTTTCTCACGGATGGCGGCTGGGCCCACGTAGATCTCAATGGCGAACGGGTTGCGAGCAACAAATTCGGTAAATTCGAGCTTTCAGTACCCTATGGCTCCCATACTCTTAAATTTACAAATAACGACGCACAACCAAAAGAAATGGCGCTTGAGGTAACCGAGGAGCTTCCGCCAAATACCACCCCCATCGTCATCCGCTTGAAGCCTAAAGATGCTCTGTTGTATTTGGCTGGTGCCCCAAACGGCTCTTTGGTTCGAATCGCTGGACGTACTTACCCGCTTAACTCGTTAACCCGCGGGGACCCAATTCTCGTGCCATTGCCTCGTGGTAAAGGACGTTTTACACACCGGCTTTCGGTCGAAAATGGCGGCGAAGTTATCTTCCAACAAGCAGTCGAGTTTTACGCGGGACAGCGCAAGGATGTTGCAGTCCCCGACCAGCCCTAG
- a CDS encoding sigma 54-interacting transcriptional regulator yields the protein MPLLVTENKDQRFDLYRSITRIGSAAGADIHLVGENIATDHAHITRDGESYVIASLGRGRTILVNGKKSKKANLADGDTVQIGDVVMKFLTSAIEPSDNASVEEKSTMDAYREIVRFSEMLMHTSTVDELLTKLMDAVIELSAADKGFLILFDNGAPSVQVARNIAQEDLEDALNELSDSILEKVIKERQALIVSDALNDHEFSSSRSVMNLKICSVLCAPLLEDGELMGLIYLGSNQFTNLFDAAILSGVTVFASQASLLIRNALLLKDLRQDNDKLRQTIKAKRFGQIIGASPEMEDIFKKIRKVAPTDISVLITGETGTGKELIAQEIHRHSNRADKPFVVVNSGAIPENLLESELFGHMRGAFTGATANKIGRFQAANGGTLFLDEIGEMPIGLQVKILRALQEKEVTPVGGTKPEQVDIRIVSATNRVLEDEIQNGHFREDLFYRLNVVGLHLPPLRERGDDLMLIARFLLKTIGEEYGLSISEFSPQATVLMKRYNWPGNIRQLDNRIKKAAVMSDG from the coding sequence GTGCCGCTCTTAGTGACGGAGAATAAAGACCAGCGATTTGACCTCTATCGGAGCATCACGCGCATTGGCTCAGCCGCAGGTGCGGATATCCATCTAGTGGGTGAGAATATTGCCACCGACCATGCCCATATCACCCGTGATGGTGAAAGCTACGTGATCGCATCCCTCGGACGAGGTCGCACCATCTTGGTCAATGGTAAAAAATCGAAGAAAGCCAACCTGGCCGACGGAGACACAGTTCAAATCGGTGATGTCGTGATGAAATTTTTGACGTCGGCCATCGAACCCTCGGACAATGCGAGTGTTGAAGAAAAATCGACGATGGATGCCTACCGGGAAATCGTCAGGTTCTCCGAGATGTTGATGCATACCTCCACCGTGGATGAACTCCTTACGAAGCTTATGGACGCTGTGATCGAACTCAGCGCAGCCGACAAAGGATTTCTAATTCTTTTCGATAACGGCGCCCCATCCGTCCAAGTTGCGCGAAATATAGCCCAAGAAGACTTAGAGGATGCGCTGAACGAACTCTCAGACAGCATTCTCGAAAAGGTCATTAAAGAACGCCAAGCGCTTATCGTAAGTGATGCCTTAAACGACCACGAATTTTCCTCAAGCCGCTCCGTTATGAATCTTAAAATCTGCTCGGTTCTCTGCGCGCCACTGCTTGAAGACGGCGAACTCATGGGTTTGATTTACCTGGGAAGTAACCAGTTCACGAACCTCTTTGATGCGGCCATCTTATCTGGCGTCACCGTGTTTGCATCTCAAGCCTCTTTGCTTATCCGCAACGCTCTTCTTCTCAAGGACCTACGGCAAGATAACGACAAACTTCGGCAAACCATCAAAGCCAAGCGATTTGGTCAAATCATCGGTGCCTCCCCTGAGATGGAAGACATCTTCAAAAAGATACGGAAGGTCGCACCGACGGATATCTCTGTTTTAATCACAGGCGAAACCGGGACCGGTAAAGAATTAATCGCCCAAGAAATCCACCGTCACTCCAACCGGGCCGACAAACCCTTTGTTGTGGTGAACAGCGGCGCCATTCCTGAGAACCTTCTTGAAAGTGAATTGTTCGGCCATATGCGAGGGGCCTTCACCGGCGCCACAGCCAATAAGATAGGCCGTTTTCAAGCCGCCAATGGCGGGACACTTTTCCTGGATGAGATCGGCGAAATGCCCATTGGGCTTCAGGTCAAAATACTGAGAGCACTGCAAGAAAAAGAGGTCACCCCAGTAGGTGGCACCAAGCCAGAACAAGTCGATATCCGCATTGTTTCAGCCACCAATCGCGTGCTTGAAGACGAAATTCAGAATGGTCATTTCCGAGAAGACCTTTTCTATCGGCTCAATGTCGTAGGTCTCCATTTACCTCCCTTGCGCGAACGCGGCGACGATTTAATGTTGATTGCTCGGTTTCTCCTCAAAACCATTGGTGAGGAGTACGGGTTGTCGATCTCGGAGTTCTCCCCTCAAGCCACGGTCCTGATGAAACGCTACAACTGGCCAGGAAATATCCGCCAGCTCGATAATCGCATTAAAAAAGCAGCCGTTATGAGCGATGGC
- the rplT gene encoding 50S ribosomal protein L20, which produces MPRTKGGYKTRVRRKRTLKRAKGFFGARRKLYAVARETVDRALAFAFVGRKQKKRVYRALWIQRINAAVRPLELNYSKFMHGLKVGGIELDRRALADLAVNEPKAFAAVVGLAKQNLA; this is translated from the coding sequence ATGCCTCGCACTAAAGGTGGATATAAAACTCGAGTACGACGTAAGCGTACACTCAAAAGAGCTAAAGGCTTTTTTGGTGCCCGTCGTAAACTCTATGCGGTAGCCCGCGAAACTGTTGACCGCGCATTAGCATTTGCTTTTGTTGGTCGTAAACAAAAGAAGCGTGTTTATCGCGCTCTTTGGATTCAGCGTATCAACGCGGCAGTTCGTCCCTTGGAACTCAATTACAGTAAGTTCATGCACGGCCTCAAGGTTGGTGGAATTGAACTGGATCGCCGTGCTTTGGCTGATCTCGCTGTTAACGAGCCAAAAGCGTTTGCTGCAGTTGTCGGTCTAGCAAAGCAAAACCTGGCATAA
- the pheS gene encoding phenylalanine--tRNA ligase subunit alpha, giving the protein MELQQELKRIERSAVQKARRAKTNDAVAKLRAETVGKKGALGSMMRSLREIPKEERPEAGQRINKVKTKIEAALIDAVKRLDDARELAELEAGGCDVTLPGRWNYPGAAHPLAQVQEDILDALKSIGFSVADGPLIEHDWYNFEALNMPPDHPARDMQDTFFIAENVVLRTHTSNVQIRTMKKRKPPVRIVAPGMVFRNDDVDPTHSPVFHQIEGLWIDEKATFADLKGVLKQLAIRLFGPDAELRFRPSFFPFTEPSAEVDVMFHSEKRSGWLEILGAGMVDPAVLEAVGYDPDEVQGFAFGLGVERIAMLRWGIDDIRLFYENDLRFLDQFNGR; this is encoded by the coding sequence ATGGAGCTCCAACAAGAGTTAAAGCGAATCGAGCGTTCAGCTGTTCAGAAGGCGCGTCGCGCCAAGACGAACGATGCTGTAGCGAAGTTGCGCGCCGAGACCGTCGGTAAAAAGGGAGCCTTAGGTTCCATGATGCGTTCTCTGAGGGAAATCCCCAAAGAAGAGCGTCCCGAAGCTGGTCAGCGTATTAACAAAGTCAAAACCAAGATCGAAGCAGCCCTGATAGATGCCGTAAAGCGTCTCGATGATGCTCGTGAACTGGCCGAACTTGAGGCCGGTGGCTGTGATGTAACACTGCCCGGGCGATGGAATTACCCAGGCGCTGCGCACCCGCTCGCTCAAGTTCAAGAAGACATCCTCGATGCTTTGAAGAGCATCGGTTTTTCTGTGGCAGATGGTCCATTGATTGAGCACGATTGGTATAATTTCGAGGCGTTGAATATGCCTCCTGATCATCCAGCTCGTGATATGCAGGATACGTTTTTTATCGCAGAAAACGTGGTGTTGCGTACTCATACATCCAATGTGCAAATACGAACGATGAAGAAGCGAAAGCCTCCTGTTCGGATTGTAGCACCGGGAATGGTCTTTCGTAACGACGACGTTGACCCAACACACTCTCCGGTATTTCACCAAATCGAAGGTCTCTGGATTGATGAGAAGGCAACCTTCGCCGATCTCAAAGGTGTTTTAAAGCAGCTTGCAATCCGTCTCTTTGGACCAGATGCTGAACTCCGATTTAGGCCAAGTTTTTTCCCGTTCACCGAGCCGTCCGCTGAAGTTGACGTCATGTTTCATTCAGAGAAACGAAGTGGATGGTTGGAAATTCTCGGCGCGGGAATGGTAGATCCTGCGGTACTTGAAGCAGTCGGGTATGACCCAGATGAAGTTCAAGGATTTGCGTTTGGCCTTGGAGTGGAACGTATCGCAATGCTCCGTTGGGGCATCGATGATATTCGCCTCTTCTACGAAAATGACCTACGATTCCTGGACCAGTTTAACGGCCGATGA
- the rpmI gene encoding 50S ribosomal protein L35, with translation MAKIKMKTKRAAAKRYKLTGKGRVKVGRKGKAHLFTGKSRKVLRQKCGTLLLCKADEPMAKSLLPYG, from the coding sequence ATGGCCAAGATTAAGATGAAGACAAAGCGCGCAGCTGCGAAGCGTTACAAACTCACCGGAAAAGGACGAGTGAAAGTTGGCCGTAAAGGTAAAGCTCACTTGTTTACTGGTAAGTCTCGCAAAGTATTGCGTCAGAAGTGTGGAACGTTATTGCTATGTAAGGCCGATGAGCCTATGGCGAAAAGCCTGTTACCATACGGTTGA
- a CDS encoding translation initiation factor IF-3 — MARGEQQRSRPPAGPRLNRRIRAREIRVIDPEGNQLGIMPPDLALAKAEDLGLDLVEVSPESRPPVCRIMDYGKFKYAQKKKTSEARKSQASTSVKEVKFRPKIEEHDYVFKVERIKKFLGTGAKAKVTMMFRGREITRQDIARDILRRIAEDVKEVGSIESTPKLEGRNMIMIVAPNKTN; from the coding sequence ATCGCACGCGGTGAACAGCAGAGGAGTCGGCCACCCGCAGGGCCACGCTTAAACAGAAGAATCAGGGCTCGAGAGATTCGAGTTATTGATCCTGAGGGGAATCAGTTGGGAATTATGCCACCTGATTTAGCGTTGGCAAAGGCTGAGGATCTTGGATTGGACCTTGTAGAGGTTTCTCCAGAGTCTCGACCACCAGTTTGTCGAATCATGGATTACGGCAAATTCAAATATGCGCAAAAGAAGAAGACTTCCGAAGCGCGTAAGAGCCAAGCAAGTACCTCCGTAAAGGAAGTAAAGTTTCGACCGAAAATCGAAGAACATGATTATGTCTTCAAGGTTGAACGTATTAAGAAATTCCTGGGTACAGGTGCTAAGGCTAAGGTTACGATGATGTTTCGTGGCCGAGAAATTACGAGGCAAGACATTGCCAGAGATATTCTTCGGCGAATAGCTGAAGATGTGAAAGAAGTAGGCTCAATTGAGTCTACGCCTAAGCTTGAAGGTCGCAACATGATTATGATTGTTGCCCCAAACAAGACGAACTAG